The DNA segment AAGATCCTCGCCGTTTACGGCATAAATTTTATTTTCTACGTCGTATGATAGCGTGGTCTTTTTTTCGACCTCGTATTTTACGACGAAGCAGCTCATCTCGATGCTCATATTAGCCTCTTTGTTCATCTCAAATTTAGGCGCTTCCAGCACTTTGACGTTGCCCTCAAACGTCGCCACGATAGCCACGTGTTTGCCCTCGCTTCCGCTGTGATTGGCTTTGATATAAACTTTTTGCTTGGTCTTTGTGTTTAAAAGCCCGAAATAAGTCTCGCTGACGTTATTAACCGTGAATTTTGCCGATAGCGGTTTGAGAGTCGGCAAAACTAGCTCGTATTTGCCGATCTCCGATGCGGCCTCTATCGTCTCGTGTTCAAATTTAGGCGGCTCAAAATCTACAAGCTCGCCAAAAAGCCCGATCCCGTCAATAAAGAAATTTCCGCCGGTTATTGCTTGCGCTTTCATTTTATAGCTCCTCGATTAAAACTTGCGAATAGTCCGTAACTCGGTAAATTCTATTCGTGATATTTTTGATTAGCGGCATCTCCTGCACTCTGTGTTTGATGTAAATTTTGCCCTCGCTGATCGTTTCGTTGGTATTCAGCTCAGCCGGCACGGTCACTTCAAAACCTACTGCGACATTGTTTGCCACCAAACGGCGATAAAATGCCTCAAGGCTATCGACTACGTTTTTGAGCACGTCGCGCATCCTCTTATCGATCGCGCGCTTTTGAGCCTGAAAAATCGTCTCGATCGCCGTGTAAAATATAACGTAGGTGTGCATACTGGTAAAATCCTCGTCGCGCGTTTCGCCGCCCCATGCCCTGATACCGTCATCAACGTAAGCTATTGTGATGCCCTCGCTTCTTAGCCTATCGGCTTCGCAGTCCACGCCTTGGATAAACTCGACGTTATCCACGATCGCGGTAATGCCCGGAATTACCCTATTTGAATACGTTTGCGAGAAGCCGTATTCCGTCTCGCTCATGACTTTGGCGTAAAGAGCGATTAAAAACATGCTAAGCGGGCGAATGACCTTATCTACTCTTTTTACTTTTTGAAACGTTATAATCGCCGTTTTTGTGGCTAACGTTTGAACTGCGGCCTTTGCGGTTTGCTCATTTGTCGCATCGACTTCGATAGCATAAACGGCTCTTAGATACTCGCCTAGCTGCTTAAGTT comes from the Campylobacter rectus genome and includes:
- a CDS encoding phage major tail tube protein — protein: MKAQAITGGNFFIDGIGLFGELVDFEPPKFEHETIEAASEIGKYELVLPTLKPLSAKFTVNNVSETYFGLLNTKTKQKVYIKANHSGSEGKHVAIVATFEGNVKVLEAPKFEMNKEANMSIEMSCFVVKYEVEKKTTLSYDVENKIYAVNGEDLYETIRKNIS
- a CDS encoding phage tail sheath protein yields the protein MPSKYGVNVELYNGSLNPYEINNRRPIAIVGDDSKLTAGLYVYSTVEDALKAVEGGTIKNALEDLKACGIHTQVVLSSFKQSTNSDASAKKQENLTSCLNAIDALKKAENVVMAKPKFIAAPEYNDAGVYEKLKQLGEYLRAVYAIEVDATNEQTAKAAVQTLATKTAIITFQKVKRVDKVIRPLSMFLIALYAKVMSETEYGFSQTYSNRVIPGITAIVDNVEFIQGVDCEADRLRSEGITIAYVDDGIRAWGGETRDEDFTSMHTYVIFYTAIETIFQAQKRAIDKRMRDVLKNVVDSLEAFYRRLVANNVAVGFEVTVPAELNTNETISEGKIYIKHRVQEMPLIKNITNRIYRVTDYSQVLIEEL